Proteins from one Rosa chinensis cultivar Old Blush chromosome 7, RchiOBHm-V2, whole genome shotgun sequence genomic window:
- the LOC112177264 gene encoding adenylosuccinate synthetase 2, chloroplastic, producing the protein MNNLSGFAALDANPLSKTCYLGTHHNRFNLLQRPRNVVVCSVKPSVASPSLLSVAGSPNSGPNRIESLTQVSGVLGCQWGDEGKGKLVDILAEHFDIVARCQGGANAGHTIYNAEGKKFALHLIPSGILNEDTLCVIGNGVVVHLPGLFKEIDGLESNGVSCKGRILVSDRAHLLFDFHQAVDGLRESELAKSFIGTTKRGIGPCYSSKVIRNGIRVGDLRHMDTLPQKLDLLLSDAASRFKGFEYGPQMLREEVEKYKRFAERLEPFIADTVLVVNEAISEKKKILVEGGQATMLDIDFGTYPFVTSSSPSAGGICTGLGIAPRVLGDLVGVVKAYTTRVGSGPFPTENLGKEGDLLRLQGQEFGTTTGRPRRCGWLDIVALKYCCQINGFSSLNLTKLDVLSDFPAIQLGVAYKTSDGTPIKSFPGDLRLLEQVKVEYEVLPGWNTDISNVRSYSELPKAARQYVERIEELVGVPIHYIGVGPGRDALIYK; encoded by the exons ATGAACAACCTCTCAGGCTTTGCAGCCCTTGATGCCAACCCACTCTCCAAAACATGCTATTTGGGCACCCACCACAACAGGTTTAATCTCCTCCAGCGCCCCAGAAATGTTGTTGTATGCTCAGTGAAGCCCTCAGTTGCCTCCCCCTCATTGCTAAGTGTGGCTGGGTCCCCCAACAGTGGGCCTAATCGAATTGAGTCTCTAACCCAGGTCTCAGGAGTTTTGGGGTGCCAGTGGGGTGATGAAGGTAAAGGCAAACTCGTTGACATCTTGGCCGAGCACTTTGACATTGTTGCTCGTTGTCAG GGAGGAGCTAATGCTGGACACACCATTTACAATGCAGAAGGAAAGAAGTTTGCACTTCACCTTATTCCCTCAGGTATTCTCAATGAGGATACTCTCTGTGTTATAGGGAATGGTGTTGTGGTGCATCTTCCGGGCCTCTTTAAAGAGATTGATGGCCTCGAATCTAATGGAGTGTCTTGCAAGGGAAGGATATTGGTCTCTGATCGTGCTCACCTCTTATTTGATTTCCACCAAGCAGTGGATGGGCTTCGAGAATCCGAGCTTGCTAAATCTTTCATTGGTACTACCAAGAGAGGCATTGGACCTTGTTACTCTAGCAAGGTTATCCGGAATGGCATTCGAGTTGGTGACTTAAGGCACATGGATACTTTACCTCAGAAGCTAGATCTTCTGTTGTCAGATGCTGCATCAAGATTCAAAGGTTTTGAGTATGGCCCCCAGATGCTTAGAGAAGAAGTAGAAAAGTACAAGAGATTTGCTGAGAGATTGGAACCCTTCATTGCTGATACTGTACTCGTTGTGAATGAAGCCATCTctgagaagaaaaagattttAGTTGAAGGGGGTCAGGCAACAATGTTGGATATTGACTTTGGAACGTACCCCTTTGTCACTTCCTCAAGTCCTTCAGCTGGTGGGATTTGTACCGGTCTTGGCATTGCTCCCAGAGTTTTAGGTGATCTCGTTGGAGTG GTGAAAGCATACACTACAAGAGTTGGTTCTGGTCCTTTCCCCACAGAAAACTTAGGTAAAGAGGGTGACCTTCTTAGGTTGCAAGGTCAGGAGTTTGGCACAACTACTGGTCGCCCTCGTCGCTGTGGTTGGCTTGATATAGTAGCACTGAAATACTGCTGCCAGATTAATGGCTTTTCTTCTCTCAATCTCACCAAACTAGATGTTTTGTCTGATTTTCCCGCAATTCAGTTGGGTGTTGCCTACAAAACTAGTGACGGCACACCAATCAAATCATTCCCTGGAGATCTTCGCCTTCTTGAGCAAGTGAAG GTGGAATATGAAGTATTGCCCGGATGGAATACTGACATCTCTAATGTAAGAAGCTACTCTGAACTTCCAAAGGCTGCACGTCAGTACGTGGAAAGAATAGAAGAACTTGTTGGTGTACCTATCCATTACATTGGTGTCGGGCCTGGACGTGATGCCCTCATTTACAAATAG
- the LOC112176165 gene encoding adenylosuccinate synthetase 2, chloroplastic codes for MGYLNLWILPASRLKAGSVCCDKNQVSGVFGCQWGDEGKGKLVDILAEHFDIVARCQGGANAGHTIYNAEGKKFALHLVPSGILNEDTLCVIGNGVVVHLPGLFKEVDGLESNGVSCKGRILVSDRAHLLFDFHQAVDGLRESELAKSFIGTTKRGIGPCYSSKVIRNGIRVGDLRHMDTLPQKLDLLLSDAASRFKDFEYGPQMLREEVEKYKSFAERLEPFIADTVLVVNEAISEKKKILVEGGQATMLDIDFGTYPFVTSSSPLAGGICTGLGIAPRVLGDLVGVVKAYTTRVGSGPFPTENLGKEGDLLRLQGQEFGPTTGRPRRCGWLDIVALKYCCQINGFSSLNLTKLDVLSDFPAIQLGVAYKTSDGTPIKSFPGDLRLLEQVKVKYEVLPGWNTDISNVRSYSELPKAARQYVERIEELVGVPIHYIGVGPGRRPGNSAHDSLTAH; via the exons GTCTCAGGAGTTTTCGGGTGCCAGTGGGGTGATGAAGGTAAAGGTAAACTCGTTGACATCTTGGCCGAGCACTTTGACATTGTTGCTCGTTGTCAG GGAGGAGCTAATGCTGGACACACCATTTACAATGCAGAAGGAAAGAAGTTTGCACTTCACCTTGTTCCCTCAGGTATTCTCAATGAGGATACTCTCTGTGTTATAGGGAATGGTGTTGTGGTGCATCTTCCGGGCCTCTTTAAAGAGGTTGATGGCCTCGAATCTAATGGAGTGTCTTGCAAGGGAAGGATATTGGTCTCTGATCGTGCTCACCTCTTATTTGATTTCCACCAAGCAGTGGATGGGCTTCGAGAATCTGAGCTTGCTAAATCTTTCATTGGTACTACCAAGAGAGGCATTGGACCTTGTTACTCTAGCAAGGTTATCCGGAATGGCATTCGAGTTGGTGACTTGAGGCACATGGATACTTTACCTCAGAAGCTAGATCTTCTGTTGTCAGATGCTGCATCAAGATTCAAAGATTTTGAGTATGGCCCCCAGATGCTTAGAGAAGAAGTAGAAAAGTACAAGAGTTTTGCTGAGAGATTGGAACCCTTCATTGCTGATACTGTACTTGTTGTGAATGAAGCCATCTctgagaagaaaaagattttAGTTGAAGGGGGTCAGGCAACAATGTTGGATATTGACTTTGGAACGTACCCCTTTGTCACTTCCTCAAGTCCTTTAGCTGGTGGGATTTGTACCGGTCTTGGCATTGCTCCCAGAGTTTTAGGTGATCTCGTTGGAGTG GTGAAAGCATACACTACAAGAGTTGGTTCTGGTCCTTTCCCCACAGAAAACTTAGGTAAAGAGGGTGACCTTCTTAGGTTGCAAGGTCAGGAGTTTGGCCCAACTACTGGTCGCCCTCGTCGCTGTGGTTGGCTTGATATAGTAGCACTGAAATACTGCTGCCAGATTAATGGCTTTTCTTCTCTCAATCTCACCAAACTAGATGTTTTGTCTGATTTTCCCGCAATTCAGTTGGGTGTCGCCTACAAAACTAGTGACGGCACACCAATCAAATCATTCCCTGGAGATCTTCGCCTTCTTGAGCAAGTGAAG GTGAAATATGAAGTATTGCCCGGATGGAATACTGACATCTCTAATGTAAGGAGCTACTCTGAACTTCCAAAGGCTGCACGTCAGTACGTGGAAAGAATAGAAGAACTTGTTGGTGTACCTATCCATTACATTGGTGTCGGGCCTGGACGTAGGCCTGGCAATTCAGCCCATGACTCGTTAACCGCCCATTAA
- the LOC112178549 gene encoding uncharacterized protein LOC112178549: MEEETFFVGQEFPDVKAFRNAIKEAAIAQHFEVRIIKSDLIRYFAKCAAEACPWRIRAVKLPNAPTFAIRSLEGKHTCGRNAHNGHHQASIDWIVSFIEQRLRDNINYKPKDILHDIHQQYGITIPYKQAWRAKERGLAAIYGSSEEGYCLLPSYCEEIKKTNPGSIAEVFTTGPDHRFQRLFVSFYSSIYGFLNGCLPVIGLGGIHLKSKYLGTLLSATSFDAEGGLFPLAFGVVDEENDESWMWFLSELHKALEMNTQNMPQLTFISDTQKGIADAVRRKFPNSVHDICIRHLSESIGKEFKNPRLVHLLWKAAQATTTSGFKEKMAEIEEVSLDAAKWLQQFHPSRWAFVYFEGTHYGHFSSNIEEFNKWILEAHELPIIQVIERIHGKLMTEFEERRKQSNSWFSLLAPSAENYILEAISRASTYQVLRSDQVEFEVLSADRSDIVNIGTHCCSCREWQLYGLPCSHAVAALISCQKDVYAFTEKCFTAASYRETYAGEIYPIEAKPRWVKTEEAAMTDDDDNRVFVRPPKIRRLPGRPEKKRVCVEDINPGKHTVCCSLCNQTGHYKTTCKERF, from the coding sequence ATGGAGGAGGAGACATTTTTTGTTGGTCAAGAGTTCCCTGATGTAAAAGCGTTTAGGAATGCGATTAAAGAAGCTGCAATTGCCCAACACTTTGAGGTTCGTATAATAAAAAGTGACCTTATCCGGTACTTTGCAAAGTGTGCAGCGGAGGCTTGTCCTTGGCGTATTCGTGCTGTTAAGCTTCCTAATGCGCCAACATTTGCGATAAGAAGCCTTGAAGGGAAGCACACTTGCGGTAGAAATGCGCACAACGGGCACCATCAGGCGTCTATTGATTGGATTGTTAGTTTTATAGAACAACGCCTGCGGGATAACATTAATTACAAGCCGAAGGATATATTGCATGATATCCATCAGCAGTATGGGATTACCATACCTTATAAGCAGGCTTGGCGTGCAAAGGAACGAGGACTTGCTGCGATATATGGATCTTCCGAGGAAGGGTATTGCCTTCTTCCTTCATACTGTGAAGAAATAAAGAAGACCAACCCTGGAAGCATTGCTGAGGTGTTTACTACTGGTCCAGATCACCGGTTCCAGCGGTTATTTGTTTCCTTTTATTCATCCATTTATGGTTTTCTAAATGGTTGCTTGCCTGTTATTGGGCTTGGTGGAATCCATCTTAAGAGCAAATATCTTGGCACCTTACTCTCTGCAACTTCTTTTGATGCTGAAGGGGGTTTATTTCCACTTGCATTTGGTGTtgttgatgaagaaaatgaTGAGAGCTGGATGTGGTTCTTGTCAGAGTTGCACAAGGCACTAGAGATGAACACCCAAAATATGCCACAGCTCACATTTATATCTGATACACAGAAGGGCATTGCAGACGCTGTGAGAAGGAAATTCCCAAATTCTGTACATGATATTTGCATTCGCCACTTGAGTGAAAGCATTGGAAAAGAATTCAAGAACCCAAGGCTTGTTCATCTGTTATGGAAAGCTGCACAAGCCACTACTACGAGTGGTTTCAAAGAAAAAATGGCTGAAATAGAGGAGGTTTCTTTAGATGCTGCAAAATGGCTGCAACAATTTCATCCTTCCCGCTGGGCATTTGTGTATTTTGAAGGAACACATTATGGTCATTTCTCATCAAATATTGAGGAGTTCAATAAATGGATTCTGGAAGCTCATGAATTGCCCATAATCCAGGTGATTGAAAGGATTCATGGTAAATTGATGACGGAGTTTGAAGAACGGCGTAAGCAAAGTAATTCTTGGTTTTCCTTACTTGCTCCATCTGCTGAGAACTATATTTTAGAAGCCATCAGCCGTGCATCCACATATCAGGTCCTTAGATCTGATCAAGTTGAATTTGAGGTCCTCTCAGCTGATCGATCAGACATAGTGAATATTGGAACCCATTGTTGTTCCTGCCGCGAATGGCAGCTATATGGTTTACCATGTTCCCATGCTGTTGCTGCCCTCATCTCATGTCAGAAAGATGTATATGCCTTTACAGAGAAATGTTTTACTGCAGCAAGTTACCGTGAGACGTATGCTGGAGAGATATATCCCATTGAAGCAAAACCCCGATGGGTTAAGACAGAAGAGGCTGCAAtgactgatgatgatgataatcgAGTTTTTGTGCGACCTCCTAAGATTCGTAGGCTGCCAGGGCGCCCCGAAAAGAAACGGGTTTGTGTAGAAGACATTAATCCTGGCAAACATACTGTATGTTGCAGTCTCTGTAATCAGACCGGACATTATAAGACAACCTGCAAAGAGAGATTCTGA